One window of the Methanocaldococcus vulcanius M7 genome contains the following:
- a CDS encoding homoserine kinase, which translates to MERVRVISPCTSANLGVGFDVFGLCLKEPYDVVDVKKIDEKEIIIEVDDKNIPTEPNKNVAGIVAKKMMDDFNIEEGIKITIKKGIKAGSGLGSSAASSAGTAFAINELFNLNLDKLKLVDYASYGELASSGAKHADNVAPAIFGDFTMITNYNPLEVLHIPIDFKMDILIAVPNISINTKEAREILPKSVNLKDLVNNVGKACGMVYALYNRDKELFGKYMMEDKIIEPVRGKLIPNYFKVKEEIKDKVYGIAISGSGPSIIVFPKEEFIKEVEDVLRDYYQDVIKTEVGKGVEVI; encoded by the coding sequence ATGGAGAGGGTTAGAGTTATTTCACCATGCACATCAGCAAATTTAGGAGTAGGATTTGATGTATTTGGTTTATGTCTAAAAGAGCCGTATGATGTAGTAGATGTTAAAAAGATTGATGAAAAGGAGATAATTATAGAGGTAGATGATAAAAACATTCCAACAGAGCCGAATAAGAATGTTGCTGGAATTGTAGCAAAAAAGATGATGGATGATTTTAACATTGAAGAAGGAATAAAAATAACAATAAAAAAAGGGATTAAGGCAGGAAGTGGATTGGGAAGCTCTGCTGCCTCATCAGCAGGAACGGCTTTTGCGATAAACGAACTGTTTAATCTCAATTTAGATAAATTGAAGTTGGTTGATTATGCTTCTTATGGGGAGTTAGCTTCTTCAGGAGCTAAACATGCAGATAACGTGGCTCCTGCAATATTTGGGGATTTTACAATGATAACCAACTACAATCCATTAGAGGTTTTACATATACCAATTGACTTTAAGATGGATATACTAATAGCAGTTCCAAACATCTCAATAAATACAAAAGAAGCAAGAGAGATTTTACCAAAGAGTGTTAATTTAAAAGATCTTGTGAATAATGTTGGAAAGGCCTGTGGTATGGTTTATGCACTATACAATAGAGATAAAGAATTATTTGGAAAGTATATGATGGAGGATAAAATTATAGAGCCAGTTAGAGGGAAGTTGATTCCAAATTATTTTAAGGTTAAAGAGGAAATTAAGGATAAGGTTTATGGAATTGCTATAAGTGGTTCGGGCCCTTCAATTATCGTATTTCCAAAAGAAGAGTTTATTAAAGAGGTTGAAGATGTTTTAAGAGATTATTATCAAGATGTGATAAAAACAGAGGTTGGTAAAGGAGTAGAAGTAATTTAA
- a CDS encoding tRNA (guanine(10)-N(2))-dimethyltransferase produces MIITEGEITFEIPDHLTITKKDEVFYNPKMKTCRDISLAVIQAFINKYYKDKEIKIADALSGTGIRGLRYAKELNAKVKVFLNDINPNAYRKILQNAKLNDISNIEVSNEDANTFLSRHFRFFDIVDIDPFGSPSPYIDQAIRSLKTKNALLCLTATDTSALCGRAKKSCLRKYLAVPLRSKDCHEFALRILAGYAMRMATKYELFLKPIFCHSTDHYVRVYLITDRGAKKADKTFKMLGYVKDYDGIKEVRNYGGEGFSGPLYIGNLYDSDIAKEALEIAEKRGFEKRVLKILKLIYDESKLGQIGCYDIHQISKVLKTSPPPMNEILSTLENNGFYATIAHYNPKGIKTNASLKDVIEVILKYNNRFER; encoded by the coding sequence ATGATCATTACAGAGGGAGAGATAACCTTTGAAATTCCGGATCATTTAACAATAACTAAAAAAGATGAAGTATTTTATAATCCAAAAATGAAAACATGTAGAGATATAAGTTTAGCGGTAATTCAGGCATTTATAAACAAATATTATAAAGATAAAGAGATAAAAATAGCAGATGCCCTTTCTGGAACAGGAATCAGAGGATTAAGGTATGCAAAAGAACTTAACGCAAAAGTTAAAGTTTTTTTAAATGATATAAATCCAAATGCATATAGAAAGATCCTACAAAATGCTAAATTAAATGATATTTCAAATATAGAGGTTTCAAATGAAGATGCAAACACATTTCTCTCTCGACATTTTAGATTTTTTGATATTGTAGATATAGATCCCTTTGGTTCTCCATCTCCATATATAGATCAAGCAATAAGATCTCTAAAAACAAAAAACGCGCTCTTATGTTTAACTGCAACAGACACATCCGCACTGTGTGGTAGGGCTAAAAAATCATGTTTAAGGAAATATCTCGCAGTTCCGTTGAGAAGTAAGGATTGTCATGAGTTTGCTTTGAGAATATTGGCTGGCTATGCTATGAGAATGGCCACAAAGTATGAACTCTTTTTAAAACCAATTTTCTGTCATTCAACGGATCACTATGTTAGAGTTTATCTTATCACAGATAGAGGGGCTAAAAAAGCAGATAAAACATTTAAAATGCTCGGATATGTTAAGGATTATGATGGAATTAAAGAAGTAAGGAATTATGGAGGAGAGGGATTTTCGGGCCCTCTGTATATTGGCAATTTATATGATTCAGATATTGCAAAAGAGGCCTTAGAGATCGCAGAAAAGAGAGGATTTGAGAAAAGGGTCTTAAAGATTCTAAAATTAATATATGATGAATCAAAGTTAGGTCAGATAGGATGTTATGACATTCATCAGATCAGTAAAGTTTTAAAAACGTCTCCTCCACCTATGAATGAGATACTTTCCACATTGGAAAATAACGGATTTTATGCAACTATTGCTCATTACAATCCGAAAGGAATAAAAACTAATGCATCACTAAAAGATGTTATTGAGGTAATTTTGAAATATAATAACAGATTTGAGAGATAG